Below is a window of Caldanaerobius polysaccharolyticus DSM 13641 DNA.
CCGTATGCATGCCTGGCCACGGTTATTGGCTTTTTCCACGTCTTCACAAGGGGCTTTATGCAATTTACGATAATAGGGGTGCGAAAAACCGTTCCGTCCAATATGGCTCTTATAGTACCATTAGGACTTTTCCACATGGATTTAAGGTTGTACTCCTCTACCCTCTGAGCGTTTGGAGTAATTGTGGCGCATTTAACCCCCACTTTGTACTTTTTAATGGCATTGGCGGCATCCACGGTTACACGGTCCTCTGTCTCATCTCTGTTTTTAAGCCCAAGGTCGTAGTACTCTGTTTTTAAATCTATGTACGGTTGCAGTAAAATCTCCTTTATGAGCTTCCAGAGTATTCTGGTCATTTCGTCTCCATCCATTTCCACTAAAGGGATGTTCATTTTTATTTTTTCTGCCATGGTTTTTCCTCTCCTTTTTTCAATTTGAGGTGTGATGCAAAAATATACATTGTTATTATAATGTATATTTATTGTATAGACAAGTGAAAAGATTGAGTCTGTTCTTACAAAGCCTTTAGCTTTATAAATATATTATAGGTGAAAAGACTATGGAGAGGTCTAAGTTAAAACTGGCAATAGGCAATCTGGGAGTTTCAATGGGAACCAATGCACTGGCTACTTATATGACCCCTTTTTTGCACTACAAGACTGGTAGCGCCGCACTGGGCGGTTTTATGTTGAGCCTTGGCATGCTGTCAGGGGTCATAATACAGCCTTTGATGGGAATGATCAGCGATGCCACGTCTACCCCCTGCGGAAGGCGAAAACCCTATGTGCTCCTTTTTGGAATGATGTGCTTTGCCTTCGCGTTGCTTTTAAGTGCCGCTAAAGGGATTAGAGACGTTCTTTTATGGTTTTTCTTATTTTTTATGTCGTTTCATGCGTACCAGATACCCCTTAATTCCATGATACCTGATAATGCCTGTAAAGGAGAAAGGGGGATTATCTCTGGTTACTGGAATTTACTAGGTGGTATTGGAGCCTTTTCGGTGCCCATGCTTGGAGGGATTTTATGGGATTCTAATAACTCCTTATTTTTTCAAATCGTGGGGTTAACCATAGCGTTAACATCGATTATCCCAGTGGTATCTGTGAAGGAGAAAAAGCAGATTAGGAGCAAGGTATCTGTGGAGTTAATCAAAAGGTACTTTAAAAGCGACGAGACTTTAAGGTTTTATGGAGCGAAAACCCTATGGTGGATGGCTGTGGCCTCTGAAATGCCTTATCTCGTCATGTACTTTAACCAGCACATGGCCATGGGCATGGACGTATCCAGCTTGATGGTCAGTGTACTCATGTTTTTTAACATCATATCATCGCCATTTCTGGGTAGGTTGGCTGACAGATATGATCGTAAGTACCTTTTAATTGCCTCTTTGGCGTGTTTTGTGTTGCTAAATGCCTTTTTGCAAAGGATTACGTATTTGCCTTTGCTGGTTTTGACGATGGCATTTATAGGAATTTGTTATGCGTCTTTGTCCGTTTTTCCTTTTGCCATACTTATAGATATCATGCAAAAGGGCCATGAAGGGTTTTACCTGGGCATGGATAATGTATTTTTGTATTTGCCTAGTGGAATTTCCACAGCAATAAGCGGATACATGATCGCAATGTACGGTTACAGCATAATATTTATAATCGCTGCTGCATTGGCTTTATGTGCTGCTGCGTTTATCATTTTGTTCTGGAGAGATTAATGTGGATTTGTTGAATGAAAATCCTGTTTGATGTAGAATATAGTACTACAGTTGATGTAAAAAAGGAGGGTTTTTGTTGAAAATAGCAGAAGGTGTTAACCTGTACGTAGATAGGATAAACAAGTTTAAGACCACGTCTATAAACGTGTACGTTCACGAAGAGCTAGGGGATAATGCTTCTAAATTTGCCCTTATTCCATCAGTGCTAAAAAGGGGTTGTAACGGATACCCTACGTATAGAGATATAACCAGATATCTGGAAGGGCTTTACGGTGCCAGCTTGAGGGTTGGCGTGGGCAAAAAAGGTGAGAGGCAATTTATACAGTTTAATATG
It encodes the following:
- a CDS encoding MFS transporter, with amino-acid sequence MERSKLKLAIGNLGVSMGTNALATYMTPFLHYKTGSAALGGFMLSLGMLSGVIIQPLMGMISDATSTPCGRRKPYVLLFGMMCFAFALLLSAAKGIRDVLLWFFLFFMSFHAYQIPLNSMIPDNACKGERGIISGYWNLLGGIGAFSVPMLGGILWDSNNSLFFQIVGLTIALTSIIPVVSVKEKKQIRSKVSVELIKRYFKSDETLRFYGAKTLWWMAVASEMPYLVMYFNQHMAMGMDVSSLMVSVLMFFNIISSPFLGRLADRYDRKYLLIASLACFVLLNAFLQRITYLPLLVLTMAFIGICYASLSVFPFAILIDIMQKGHEGFYLGMDNVFLYLPSGISTAISGYMIAMYGYSIIFIIAAALALCAAAFIILFWRD